One window of Halichondria panicea chromosome 7, odHalPani1.1, whole genome shotgun sequence genomic DNA carries:
- the LOC135339081 gene encoding uncharacterized protein LOC135339081, translating to MACPTSPSSLPRTKPESLKEDEDENELDPVVVTHLSDDAQIHACLDRNVAVPSQRRNGQLLPPSQGATARDSRTNICRWLQTMARTVFDNEFVTEHTPSNNGMDKIVDGLFLHRLACGHVNRLAGYMGDTAIGKSIASKPESRWD from the exons ATGGCTTGCCCCACTTCCCCCTCTTCCCTCCCAAG GACCAAACCGGAAAGCTTGAAGGAGGATGAGGATGAGAATGAGT TGGATCCGGTGGTGGTCACACACTTGTCAGATGATGCTCAAATACATGCCTGTTTAGACAGGAATGTTGCAGTGCCCTCGCAGCGGCGAAACGGACAACTACTACCACCATCTCAAG GTGCAACTGCTCGGGATAGCCGCACGAACATATGTCGGTGGCTACAAACCATGGCGAGAACCGTATTCGACAACGAATTCGTGACAGAACACACACCATCAAACAACGGAATGGACAAAATTGTCGACGGTTTATTTCTCCACCGATTGGCGTGTGGTCAC GTGAACCGTCTGGCTGGGTATATGGGGGATACAGCAATTGGCAAATCAATTGCGAGCAAGCCGGAGTCTCGTTGGGATTGA